TGTGCCCAACCTGCACTGGATTCTGGTCGAGGACTCTCAGAGGAGAACTCCACTGGTCACGAGGCTTCTGAGGGAAACGGGGCTGAATTACACACACCTCAATGTGGAGACCCCACGGAACTACAAGCTGCGAGGGGACACGAGAGATCCCAGGATTCCACGTGGCACCATGCAGAGAAACCTGGCTCTGAGATGGCTACGGGAGACCTTCAAATCCAACAGCAGCCAGGCAGGAATCGTCTACTTTGCTGATGACGATAATACATACAGCTTGGAGCTGTTTGAGGAGGTGAGTTAAGACTTGAGGCATAACAATCATCTCCATCTGAAATGATGCACAAATTGTGTACTGTAACATTAATTAATGGGTAAGTGACTGCACTTGTAAAGAGTTTAACTTCATTGATTGTTAAGTAATAAGCAATGTTTGAGCGCTTCAACTGCATGATCATGTGACTTCAGTCACTATTTCGTCACCGATTACTCACTCTTGTTATTCTGTGGAGAATACAAGAAGATATCATGAAGAATGTGTCAGCAGTTTTTGTCTATATGATAAATATCAATGGGACTCAAACCCCCAAAAAAGACATTAAACGTTGCATGAAAATAATTGAAACGATTCTAGTGGTATTCCTAGTCTTTTGAAGCAAAATGGGTTCAGTTCGATTTACAGattgatatttaattaaatcaaaacattGATCAATGCGCTGACATTACTCATATAGACAAAAAAGCTGAAGCAATCGTCAAAATATcgtatgtttcacagaagaaagaaaatcatgcagGTATGACCAGGCTTaataagtcacacaggtttggaacaacataataaaacaagaaagtcaaacaagtttgtaaataatgacatcatttttacatttgtgtaaatATTACTTGGATCTTATAATGCTACAGGTCCATAAATACCTGTTAGGACTTGTATCACTTGAAACGCCTTTCAAATCCCCTAAATTTTGATGCCCTGCtgtgaaaagaaaaatcattGATGGTGGgtggtaaaaaaattaaattaaataaaaaattaggcACCTACTTCAGAAACACTAGCAACAGAAGACAAAAGCTGCCATTTCTGTTGATAATTGTGGGTTGTACAAATGTACAAGATTAGTATTCAtacttaaaatactttaaatcGCATGCTTCTTTCCATGGACGTTGTAAAATGCAGATTTTCAACTCACTCATTTTTCTTTGTTAGTCAGGTTTGGTCTTAAATAATATGCATATAGTACAATAACATTTGTTTAGATTTAACACTGTTGATCTATGGAGTCATatgtttcattacattttaattctctTATTAATTTTAATGTGGTAAACTCCTTCCTAACTCAAGCTTTCATTGAAGTTATTGGatctttttttattgcatatttatatttttaaataaattagtttgtGATCAAGCTATAATTAGCAGACCCTCACAGTACCAACGCAGATCCCCTATAGTCTGTGAACTTTGTTGATAAtacattctttaaatatgaaatatttttatagaaattattttaaatttgtgtgtgtgtgtgtgtgtgtgtgtatatatatatatatatatatatatatatatatatatatatatatatatatatatatatatagtagcaatCTTCCCAAGATAAACTAGTTTCAACCCAACTCTGGGCTTTCATTTTCCCTTAACATTTCCCTTCTTGCTTAGAAGAGCCATAGCAGTGTGTTTGGCTAAAATCACTGACCCACAATGAGAAAACCTCACACAGAAGATATCGTAATACCTTTTACTTCTTGAAATTAAGATATAGAATAGTTCCTGAATTATGCATTTGGCCTTGTTTAAAACAACCATGCCTGCCAGGGTGAATTAATTATTAAGCTCTTATTTAAAAATGCTTAGACAGGCACTCTGAATGACAGGGTTTATTTACAGAtgctgtatatgtttttttttcaccactgTTCTCCTGGCTTACCTTTCCACTATTGACTTTGCAGTAAGTGCTCTGACCTCAAGGGACACAGGCCACTTCCCCCTCTCCTCTGTGACTACTTCGGCTTGACAGAATCACTTCAACGTCAATTCTGAATAATGAGTCATCTGTATGTACGTCTAGGTCAGGCTTCCTCCAAAAAAAAtgtggatgagaaaaaaaatcaactgtACAAAAATAAAGCAGAACATACAATGCAGTTATAAAAAGCATAGTGATGGGTGACTGAACAGAACCCaacaaaatgttacattataGAAGACAATGCCACTACATCACTGTTATGCTTCCGAATGGTTCACAAATCACTGGAGTAGGTCAAACTGGTGGAAAGACTGAATTAATTACGAACTAAATGCACACAATGCAAACCATGATCTAAATGACATTCATTTGAATTAATTGCCCATGCATTGGACTCTTTGCtagaatataattataattttataaagacTCATTTCTAGTGCGTGAcaaagtaaaatattataaaccCCGATTTTATTTTGACACATAAATAATTGGCTTCTATGCTGTTACTGTATTGATGTCGATAtagattatttaaacattttatctgTTAACCGTGGTATTTctagtaaaacaaaaaataataataaaaatataagtaaatgttAGATGTATACACCTAAAGAGAAATATTTTCaatcaataaatgtatatttactggtatagtgctttttacaatataaaatattaatatataatataaaaaaatgctttgaattcacaTTAAGTTAATGCTGCTGACAGCcagaaaacaaaatgcattctTCATATAATGTAGCACCCCCTTGTCCCTAACACTTGAAAACACCTGTGctaatataaacataatattataatCTAGTTTGCTTGttgaaagtaaaatgtaaatgttgttccATAACCCCGGGACTGCATAAATGTCAGatagagaaaacaaaaacaattttaaatgaacTGCTTCTCAAGTTAAGTCCACTTCACAGCACCATCAATAGGTTCTCTCCTTTTCTTCCATTCAAAATTCAGCATGAAGCACTTTAATTGAGAGGCAAAAAGCAGAAAACATCCGCTCATTATGCTAAACTAGGGCAGCCTAGCTTCAGGAGCCCTCCCCAATGACAGCTAGTTTAGAAAAGATTAATGTCATCCTGAATCTGCAACGAGCATGCATCCTTTTTAACACTTTCCCCATTcctgttgtttttgtttccatCAACAGTTACAGAAAATGTCCATCTCTTTCATTAATGAAAAATGGCAGTGGCACAATATAATATTAGTCACTGCGGAAGTAATCAGATTGAGGGTGACATTTCGGCCAGGACTGTTCTCTTAATTCCTGATATGGTGGGAAAGGTTCACAGTCAATTACTTGGGCTAGATTTGGATCAATGTGGACAACCAGTAACAGTTCAGTCAACAAAACCATCCTTTACATTTAGCTGAGTCTTAATcagtttatttttacaaacaCAGTGAGCGAGTGGTTTTCGTAAATGAGAAAGAAGCCCAGTGTTCCTTTCCATTTACAgtccttttgtgtttttttgcaaaACCTTCCCCTGGATACAGTGGGCGATGCATTATGGGTATAAAGACAACTGCTTCACTCGCCCGCTCTAGCCTTCAATATTCATTAGGCAGTTTCCTTTTATGATGTGGACCACTTGCGCTGGGCGGCACACACAAAGCATTTGGAGGAGTGTagggagcgtttgaagcaggaagatTAAAGGAgaatctgtctctctttctctttctcacatgttctctgtctttcactggcTTGCTTCGGATTGCTATTCACCTCCCGTGACCTGCTCGGGATGAATCCTCCAGTTAAGATCTATTTGTTTGTAGGTCTGAGTCTCCACACTGTCCAAAACATGATCATAGTGGGGTCTCATCAGGCCTGTGCTGTCACTTTGAGGAAGAACACTATAAACAGCAGGTGAAATGATATGGACACGATGAAGGCATGATTGAAAATTTGTGGcatgcagtgttaatttcgttgactaaatattttcgtcattattttcgtcacgaatatatttttgccgacgaaaacaaaacgaaaactaaaatagaaggcactgatggagactaaaactatgactaaattgattgacattatcgtcaacgaataaaggacgagacgaaaatagactgtgacgaaaatcaaatcagcagacgggagagatgcgaggaatgagcaaaagaaccggcaaaacagaacagactgcatgagagaagagaaccaatcagagcctgacttattgagacgtgaagcgaaggttttcagttttatgagctcccgggaagtcggcattcgaagaggtgatagcaagggcgtaactttgggtctaccattgggggggttaCACTCGCTGGcatatgaataattttcttgtgtaaaaggtaacatgctaatttacactacagattatttaaaatatgatactatctttcttgctggcaaatgaaattaataaagaaaacgaacaaaagtattcattctgaatatttcatataattttaatctgaatgatgttatgatattaagggggttatattagttggatctgatttttgggggggtcatgacccccgtaacccccctgcaaattacgcgcctgggtgatagggactttaagcaacagcctctggtggaacggcaacgccattctggcgttgtattgcgcctgcgcgaatttaactgctactttctgacgttctaatttaatggtctactacgggagaacagctgatttgccagagtcgctacaaagtgagaggttaggtaaataaatgttatgtttttagacttatttacatcatacaatattaaaaactcctcttctgacaaaagattgtcatttaacgccaaaagcaatccttctcttgcttttttaaattaggcctatatatttttagatctcaataaatgaattaatgctgtgttgcgctgttctgttttaccgttgcttagtgacttttacgttcttggctacagcggtgtgacggcaaacttctggtcgctgtagccgttccattcgcagctgttgcttaaagtccctactgtctaaaagagcgacaaaatgtccacagctcacttcacgtttgacgacgaacaaaacaaaacaaagtgcaaagcacgcagagcgctcattcgtggcaagaacacaaccaatttgaaaagacatttacagacgagccacccggacattttctgaaatgtaattttacaacgatgttcttttgtttattgagctaagcaaaattggaatagtgcagtgcgtagatgttgtagcattaaatattacgaactgaaaagtactgtaaaatagccccttcttcaaattagatgcgagcacaatactaatacgtaatatcatgataaatacatttgattaatactaatgtttagtatattttataatgttctacttgttgacaatatcacaaatatttctatattagtcatgtgaaacatgaatgttcacatcctatcattatacatacaaatctagcaatattgtagtatttaaaacatacaatattgctagacaaatgaataccttataaaatcttgttactttttttatccacctagctgccaacttattaaatatttactttaaatgtatgcacttattgttcagctcagctgtaagctttaaggtcctggacctaacgttatttttcttttattgatggtcaattggcagctagttattgtttacattatcatgacagtgtttgttgctgcatgaaagcttttgaatcgaaataaagacacagttgtgttgaaataaagttgaatttgtgttttatatattttggttaagtttgtttcctataccagctgtaaaaaaattgtctagtaaatctgttattgattttagtcttattttagtggactaaaataccaagcaattttagtcgactaaaataccaagcaattttagtggactaaaataccaagcaattttagtcgactaaaataagactaaaattaaaacaaatcagatgactaaaacttgactaaaactaaaaagaattatagtcaaaagactaagactaaaactaaattaatatttcgtgtcaaaattaacactggtggcATGTTTGTACAGCAGGGCTAAAACCTCTGGGTCCAAGGCccttttgattttatttcagtccaagacacaaaaaagaaacaaaatgcacCACGGCAACCTTCCTGAACAACTGTGCTTATGTCCCTAAATATGGTGGCATTTTTGATTCatgacatcaattaattaatttaaaggatcatgaaaccccagactacattttttgtgatattttagCAGAGGTGTTTGTGTTGCACATCATAGAAGACAATGTTAGCATCCGGTAATTTTAGCTTCTGGAGAAAACTGGttaattttaagcttttttaCGCTATTTTCATTTAACGGGTTTAAAATCTACATTGTGTTGAAGTCACAAATTGTGACATGGCAACGGACTATAGTACATTGATgacgtgtcagtgtttattaaattattcatgaaACTGCATGTTCTTATCCTATGAGAAGACATGGAGTTAATTGGTATTAACTAAAGTTCGGGGGAAGGGGCAcgcctcaaacaatcacctgacttctaaCAACCTCCATATATTTCAGGCCACGCCACACCGCACTGCTAGTCTCGTTCTCTCGATCCCACCCTTCCCTCCCTTCTCATCCATTTAGCCAACCTTCTCCCACATTATATCTCTATCAGGTTATATCggggggtcctcattgtctggcctaaatatatgctagtgccatcaattcaagatgccctgatcaacctgaccatcatcccattccctcaaCCCCTTCATCCTCTTCCTACTCTTCCCCGGTTTCTTAGCTTGTGAAATCTTGCTTAATTATTCATAACAGCATGTGTTTCAGACTAGGAGATAACGTTCATGGATCGAAGTagagtgtttgtttttgctttgtaataAGAGTTCAGCACAAATGCAATTCATTCACTTGGTGAGCATAACCGTTTTTACAGCTCTGTCACACAACCCATCGAAATATAAATGCCACAGAATAAGCCTTAAATGTTCTCAGAGGTGCAACAGTGTgttcatatatatgtttttgatgCAGAGTGCAAATGGCTTtgaatgtatttgtgtttgtaatgCAAAATGAAACTGTCTGAAACCGGAGCTGTATATGTGTTGTCTGTCTCCCCTCTTCCCCCTCCTCTGCTCCGCTGCACACCACACCAACTTTTTTAGCAGTTTTAAAACTGTGGTGAGAACTAACCAGGGATGAAATGGGACGGGGTTCATTACCCTTAAAACAAAGTTTAACCAGGACAAGTAACACATTTAAAACTACCTTTTAAAAGTACGGTATGAATTACTAGTGTCACCTAGCAGAATTACTATTTTATTTGGGGATTAAAAAATACTCCTCTTTCTTTTCTGCAGATGCGATCGACTCGTAAAGTATCAGTGTGGCCTGTAGCATTTGTTGGAGGTTTACGATACGAGTCTCCAAAGGTCAATGCAGCAGGAAAAGTGTACGGGTGGAAAACAGTATTCGACCCTCACCGGCCCTTTGCCATTGACATGGCGGGGTTTGCGATCAACCTGCGACTCATTCTGTTTAAGCCTCAGGCCTACTTCAAGTTACGAGGGGTGAAGGGAGGCTACCAGGAGAGCAGTCTTCTCAGAGAGCTGGTCACTCTCAGTGACCTGGAACCCAAAGCGGCCAACTGCACTAAGGTGAGGAAACATTGTTCTGACTATGCCATTAATAACTCCTCATTATGTCCTTCCGACCCATGTGCAGTTTTTCAAAATtgatctttttataaaaataaaatctcattcaTGCCTTTCTGGGCTTTTGCGGAACATCGGGAGTAGGCTAAATTCAGGgtgacaaaaaatttaaattaaattatttggttCCATAAAGCAAATTTAACATGGGCCTAGATCAAGCGAAGTCACTGTGGCAACTTATGTTGGAAAACTGACCTCTAAACAGGTTAACTGTCAGACAAAGTGGAGTTCCTCTAACTCTGACCAATAGGAACCCAATGATGATATTACcactatatacatatacatactgcctattta
This sequence is a window from Carassius auratus strain Wakin chromosome 43, ASM336829v1, whole genome shotgun sequence. Protein-coding genes within it:
- the LOC113061678 gene encoding galactosylgalactosylxylosylprotein 3-beta-glucuronosyltransferase 1-like isoform X2 gives rise to the protein MPKRRDILAIVLIVLPWTLLITVWHQSAIAPLFAIRKDDGTETRHDTGPATDSKEYCSQDKDIVEVVRTEYVYTRPPPWSDVLPTIHVITPTYSRPVQKAELTRLANTFLHVPNLHWILVEDSQRRTPLVTRLLRETGLNYTHLNVETPRNYKLRGDTRDPRIPRGTMQRNLALRWLRETFKSNSSQAGIVYFADDDNTYSLELFEEMRSTRKVSVWPVAFVGGLRYESPKVNAAGKVYGWKTVFDPHRPFAIDMAGFAINLRLILFKPQAYFKLRGVKGGYQESSLLRELVTLSDLEPKAANCTKILVWHTRTEKPVLVNEGKKGFTDPNVEI
- the LOC113061678 gene encoding galactosylgalactosylxylosylprotein 3-beta-glucuronosyltransferase 1-like isoform X1 — its product is MPKRRDILAIVLIVLPWTLLITVWHQSAIAPLFAIRKVCHHLVKEILIIPERLTIHRQRLADDGTETRHDTGPATDSKEYCSQDKDIVEVVRTEYVYTRPPPWSDVLPTIHVITPTYSRPVQKAELTRLANTFLHVPNLHWILVEDSQRRTPLVTRLLRETGLNYTHLNVETPRNYKLRGDTRDPRIPRGTMQRNLALRWLRETFKSNSSQAGIVYFADDDNTYSLELFEEMRSTRKVSVWPVAFVGGLRYESPKVNAAGKVYGWKTVFDPHRPFAIDMAGFAINLRLILFKPQAYFKLRGVKGGYQESSLLRELVTLSDLEPKAANCTKILVWHTRTEKPVLVNEGKKGFTDPNVEI